A single Gemmatimonas sp. UBA7669 DNA region contains:
- a CDS encoding AAA family ATPase produces the protein MSSSPDANDLALLERLAGARSALSKQIAQRIVGQAHVVDDLVTALLAGGHAVLVGVPGLAKTLLVQTVAQALDLTFSRVQFTPDLMPSDITGTELMEEEPGTGKRAFRFAPGPVFGNMVLADEINRAPPKTQAALLQAMQERTVTVAGRTYDLPRPFFVLATQNPVEQEGTYPLPEAQLDRFMFELNIGYPTREEEEQIVLSTTGDTQGKVVPVLGGEELLQLQRLVRRLPAPPSLVSYAVKLVRSTRPDDPEATARVKQYVSWGAGPRASQYLVLGAKARAAMDGRAMPDIDDVKSVAQAVLRHRLVLNFQAEADGVPAESLITFPAN, from the coding sequence GTGAGTTCATCTCCCGACGCCAACGATCTTGCCCTGCTCGAGCGCCTCGCCGGCGCCCGCTCGGCCCTGTCAAAACAGATTGCGCAGCGCATTGTGGGTCAGGCCCATGTCGTGGATGACCTGGTGACGGCCCTGTTGGCCGGCGGTCATGCGGTGCTGGTGGGTGTGCCGGGTCTGGCCAAGACCCTGTTGGTGCAGACCGTGGCGCAGGCTCTCGATCTGACCTTCTCGCGTGTGCAGTTCACGCCCGACCTCATGCCCAGTGACATCACGGGCACGGAGCTCATGGAAGAGGAGCCTGGCACGGGCAAGCGGGCGTTTCGCTTCGCGCCCGGTCCGGTGTTCGGCAACATGGTGCTGGCCGACGAAATCAATCGCGCCCCGCCAAAGACCCAGGCGGCGCTGCTGCAGGCGATGCAGGAGCGTACGGTCACGGTGGCCGGCCGCACGTATGACCTGCCGCGTCCCTTCTTCGTGCTGGCCACGCAGAATCCGGTGGAGCAGGAAGGCACGTATCCGCTGCCCGAAGCGCAGCTCGACCGCTTCATGTTCGAGTTGAACATCGGTTACCCGACGCGCGAGGAGGAGGAGCAGATCGTGCTCTCCACCACGGGTGACACACAGGGCAAGGTGGTGCCGGTCCTGGGCGGCGAGGAGCTGCTGCAGTTGCAGCGTCTGGTGCGCCGGCTGCCGGCGCCGCCGAGTCTGGTCTCGTACGCGGTGAAGCTGGTGCGCAGCACGCGGCCCGACGATCCGGAGGCTACGGCGCGCGTCAAGCAGTACGTGAGCTGGGGCGCGGGTCCGCGCGCGTCGCAGTATCTCGTGCTGGGCGCCAAGGCGCGTGCCGCCATGGATGGCCGGGCCATGCCGGACATCGACGACGTGAAGAGTGTGGCCCAGGCCGTGCTGCGTCACCGTCTGGTGTTGAACTTCCAGGCGGAGGCGGACGGGGTACCGGCGGAGTCGCTGATTACCTTCCCAGCCAACTGA